The proteins below are encoded in one region of Bacteroides uniformis:
- a CDS encoding PCMD domain-containing protein gives MIQKKVRILGMLSAMLCCGAVSAQQHEVEMIPFGNMDQWIDRQIKESGIIGGATKNVYAIGPTATVTETKAYKNMGGSPWATSNVMARVAGITKTNTSVFPEKRGDGFCARMDTRMESVKVFGIVDITVLAAGSMFLGEVHEPIKGTKNPQKMLNSGIPFTKKPIAIQFDYKVKMSDREKRIRATGFSRITDVEGKDFPEVNLFLQKRWEDEKGNIYAKRVGTMVVRYYTTTDWHNNATYSIMYGDITGDPAYKAHMMRLQVEERYAVNSKGESVPIKEVAWGTKDDVPTHLLLQFTSSHGGAYIGSPGNSLWIDNVKLVY, from the coding sequence ATGATTCAAAAGAAAGTTCGTATATTGGGAATGCTGTCTGCCATGCTCTGTTGCGGAGCAGTTTCTGCACAGCAGCACGAGGTAGAGATGATTCCTTTCGGAAATATGGATCAATGGATTGACCGCCAAATCAAGGAATCCGGTATTATTGGCGGTGCCACGAAGAATGTATATGCCATCGGGCCTACTGCTACTGTCACCGAGACCAAGGCATACAAGAATATGGGAGGTTCGCCGTGGGCGACATCCAATGTGATGGCCCGGGTAGCCGGTATCACGAAAACCAATACTTCTGTTTTCCCGGAAAAGCGAGGGGATGGTTTCTGTGCCCGTATGGACACCCGTATGGAGAGTGTGAAGGTTTTTGGAATAGTGGATATCACGGTGCTGGCTGCCGGCTCCATGTTTCTGGGTGAGGTGCACGAACCTATCAAGGGGACCAAGAATCCGCAGAAAATGCTGAATTCCGGCATACCGTTTACAAAGAAACCTATCGCCATACAGTTTGATTATAAAGTAAAGATGTCCGACCGCGAGAAGCGTATCCGTGCAACGGGCTTTAGCCGTATCACAGATGTGGAAGGAAAGGACTTCCCGGAAGTGAATCTGTTTCTGCAAAAGCGTTGGGAAGATGAGAAGGGGAATATCTATGCCAAGCGCGTAGGAACGATGGTCGTAAGATATTATACTACTACCGATTGGCATAATAATGCCACTTATTCCATCATGTACGGTGATATTACCGGTGACCCTGCGTACAAGGCCCACATGATGCGTCTTCAGGTTGAAGAACGCTATGCAGTTAATAGTAAAGGAGAGAGCGTACCTATTAAGGAGGTTGCCTGGGGGACGAAGGACGATGTGCCCACTCATTTGCTGTTGCAATTCACCTCTAGTCATGGTGGTGCTTATATAGGTTCTCCTGGCAATTCGCTATGGATTGACAATGTAAAATTGGTCTATTAG
- a CDS encoding YjbH domain-containing protein: MMKFKLFFIVLFCSLSLSAFSQLTYGTTGLLHAPSAEMQRDKTFMVGGNFLNKELTPPTWYYHTYNYFLNVTIFPFLEVAYTCTLFKAEALGLKPYGYSGFTNQDRYFSARLRVLKEGQFWKYMPAVVLGTSDPFTSSGGGQVGTTEGNGYYSRFYIAASKHIPVVGKEEIGVHLSYLYNNRKEYKLNGFALGVTYNPSFHPQLRVIAEYDSKDFALGATYLLFKHLHVQVEMQRMKYFTGGLTYKIHLK; this comes from the coding sequence ATGATGAAGTTTAAGCTATTCTTTATTGTTCTGTTTTGCAGCCTTTCCCTTTCGGCCTTTTCCCAGTTGACGTATGGTACAACCGGGCTGTTGCATGCGCCCTCTGCGGAGATGCAGCGCGACAAGACTTTCATGGTCGGCGGCAACTTCCTGAACAAGGAGCTCACACCGCCCACCTGGTACTATCATACCTACAACTACTTCCTGAACGTCACCATCTTCCCCTTTCTGGAAGTGGCCTACACGTGTACGCTCTTCAAGGCGGAGGCGTTGGGATTGAAGCCATACGGGTACAGCGGATTCACGAACCAGGACCGCTACTTTTCCGCCCGTCTGCGTGTGTTGAAGGAGGGGCAGTTCTGGAAATACATGCCGGCTGTCGTGCTGGGGACGTCCGACCCGTTCACTTCTTCCGGTGGCGGCCAGGTAGGCACCACGGAAGGTAACGGCTATTACAGCCGTTTCTATATTGCCGCCTCCAAGCATATACCCGTTGTGGGTAAGGAGGAGATCGGTGTCCATCTTTCCTACCTTTACAACAACCGCAAGGAGTACAAACTGAATGGCTTTGCACTGGGTGTCACCTACAATCCCTCCTTCCATCCGCAGTTGAGGGTGATAGCGGAGTACGACTCCAAGGACTTTGCTTTGGGAGCCACTTATCTGCTGTTCAAGCATCTGCATGTGCAGGTCGAAATGCAGAGGATGAAATATTTCACGGGAGGGCTGACATACAAAATTCATTTGAAATAA
- a CDS encoding OmpA family protein, producing MKSKLVIASLLLAGACAANLNAQEKTNYYTPKWSDNIFVSVGGGVHAINNDGFNKLAPHFSVSVGKLITPTWGVRAQFNGVTQHLCLDNSYWEHNKTYFGGNIDAMINLSTLFAGVNPNRFFEVYGFLGPQVTVAKSANVLIQNDGTMIPDGDEKARARVGASAGLGLKFNINTKWTIDVEARGAIAPSIFGNISSHRKAEGTGMLTAGVSYIFGGKKFIPVSKIDEDAVNAEINRYRSELAQAQADLANCKNALANAKPEVKEVTKEVEVAGPRAIFFKIGSARLDDYGKVNIELAAKILKANPDKKYKVAGYADKATGSASWNQKLSEKRAQVVYDALIAQGVDKDQLELVGFGGTENMFGKNFLNRVVILE from the coding sequence ATGAAAAGTAAATTAGTAATAGCCTCCTTATTATTAGCAGGCGCTTGTGCAGCAAATCTGAATGCACAAGAAAAAACGAACTACTACACTCCGAAATGGAGCGATAATATTTTCGTGAGTGTAGGTGGTGGTGTCCACGCTATCAACAATGATGGTTTCAATAAATTGGCTCCGCATTTCAGCGTATCAGTTGGTAAGTTGATTACTCCGACATGGGGTGTACGTGCCCAGTTCAATGGCGTTACTCAGCACTTGTGTCTGGATAACTCATATTGGGAACACAATAAGACGTACTTTGGTGGTAACATTGATGCAATGATCAATCTTTCTACATTGTTCGCAGGCGTTAATCCTAACCGTTTCTTTGAAGTTTATGGATTCTTGGGTCCTCAAGTAACTGTTGCAAAGTCAGCAAATGTGCTGATTCAAAACGATGGAACAATGATTCCTGATGGAGATGAAAAGGCTAGAGCACGTGTAGGCGCTTCTGCCGGTTTGGGCTTGAAGTTCAATATCAACACCAAGTGGACCATTGACGTAGAAGCTCGCGGTGCCATCGCTCCGTCCATTTTCGGTAATATCAGCAGCCATCGCAAGGCTGAAGGTACAGGTATGCTGACCGCAGGTGTTAGCTACATCTTCGGCGGTAAGAAGTTTATTCCGGTTTCTAAGATTGACGAAGACGCAGTCAATGCGGAAATCAACAGATATAGAAGTGAACTGGCTCAGGCTCAGGCTGACCTGGCTAACTGCAAGAATGCACTGGCCAACGCTAAACCTGAAGTTAAGGAAGTGACCAAGGAAGTTGAAGTTGCCGGTCCGCGTGCCATCTTCTTCAAGATTGGCAGCGCCCGTCTGGACGACTATGGCAAGGTTAACATCGAACTGGCTGCCAAGATTCTGAAGGCTAATCCGGACAAGAAGTACAAAGTTGCAGGTTATGCAGACAAGGCTACCGGTAGCGCTTCTTGGAACCAGAAGCTGTCCGAAAAGCGTGCCCAGGTTGTTTACGACGCTTTGATTGCTCAGGGTGTTGACAAGGACCAGCTTGAACTCGTAGGATTCGGTGGTACTGAAAACATGTTCGGTAAGAACTTCCTGAACCGCGTAGTTATCCTGGAATAA